ATCTACAATTGAAATTTCTTCTAATTGTGAATCAATTCGAGAAGTGACCATCACCCGATGCCTGTTGCTGACATCATCCTTTGTTAAACGAGATCGCGACAAAAATAAATTATCTTCCGACCACTCCAATTCGTATTCATTGGAATCTGCGCCAAACTGAATGTCCTCACCCAACTCCTTATGTGAGACGTGAATTCCGAAAAGTTTGGTTTTTGTCATTCGAATCGCAAAGGTTTTTAGTTCAAAAAGTACGGCAAGGCCATTGAGCATTCCTTGAAAAAAGACGGCATCGTACCACTTCTCTTGGTATTCAGGCAAATATTTGAATACAAATAAAACCTTATGATCGGAAAGTGTTTTTACATTCAAATATACTACTCGTGTTAGTCGACCAATCAAAATCGGGAGTCGACAAATCATCTCTTCTAAATCAATCCGAGAATCGTCTAGAGGTAATAAATCGTATGCATTTGTAATGAGACTTTCAGTTCCTAGATGGTATAAAATTCCAGAGATATCTAGAGATTGAGAAACAATATTGATGATTTTATCTTCCAGTTCTTGTGAAATCCAATAATTAGGATCTTTTAAAATTCGATTATAGACAATATCATCTAAAATTTCAGGAAAAGGATTGGTATGGCGGGATAGGTGATTCTCACGTTGGTACACCTGCACCAGTCCCGAGACACGTTTTGATGATATTTCTCTTCCAGCGTGCAGTGGTAAAACCCTCACCGATGGTTTCCCTTCGGTAGGAGAAAAATAAATTTCAATCGATCCCTAGGCAATAGATTTTTCAATGGAGATATGATTTGGTATCTTCGTGTCTTTGGCGTTTTTGTTTTGGTTTTTACGGTAGCTGTATTTCGACAAAGTGCAACAAAACTGGAAAGAACATGGGATGTCACAAACAAACCAGAACAAGTGCAAAAGGTACTTTATGATTCGTTTCAACCCAAATCTTTTCGTACACCTGTGGTCGGAGAAACCTGGGAAACTAAGGTCATGGGAGAGGTTGTCAAATCTACAACTACGCTCGTAAATTCACAGGGCAATTTCGAATTCCAAATCACAACCGAAGGTTTCAAACATTACCAAGTCCTAAAAGAAACCTATAGCCTGGAACCCATCCAGAACGGTGTTCGCATTCATGGAACTTGGGATTTGGAAACCAAACCAAACACAATTTCCAAACTTCTTTTTTTATTTTTTAGCGATGCGGACCTAAACTATCTCGCAGAAGGAAAACAAAAATTATTCTAAGATTTTGACTTTGTACTTTCAAGCAAAACGGTAGCCATCACCATCACACCTTCACTTCGTCCCAGTGATCCCATTCCTTCGGATGTGGTGGCTTTAATCGAAACACAATCTAATGGCAATTTGGTGATATTAGCCAAAGAAGCATTGAGTTCTGCACGAATCGGATTGATCTTCGGATGGTCACCAACGTACGTACAATCGATATTCACTAGTTTAAACTTTTTCTCAGTCATCAGTTCTAAACACTTTTCGATGATCCTAGAAGATTTCATATTTTTATACTGAGGGTCTGTATCAGGAAAATGAACTCCAATATCTCCTAAAGCCAATGCTCCCAAAATGGCATCTGCCACTGCATGTAAAATCACATCCGCATCACTATGACCAAGAAATGCAAATTCTGATTTTACCTCAACACCGGCAAGTACCAGTGGGCGAAAGGGTTCCTGAATTAATTTATGAAAATCGATTCCGTTTCCAACTCTAAACATAGATCCTACTTTTTATAACTCAATTCTAACATTCGGTTCACAGACTTTTGTGCGAGACGAATCACTTCTTCATCTAAAAAAATTTCATACTGTTCTTTGAGAAGTGCATCTCTTACTTTTTCCAAAGTAATTTTTTTCATATGGGGACAAGTCTGGCAAGTGGAAACAAATTCTTTTTCAGGGAATTCGGCACGTAGATTATCACCCATAGAACATTCTGTCACTAGCATAATTTTATTTGTTTTGCTTTGGCGAATGAAATCAACCATCTGTGAAGTAGATCCAGAAAAATCTGCCTCTTTCACAACATCTTCATGACACTCCGGGTGGGTGATGACAGTCAAATTACCAGAAAACAATCGTTTTGCGGAACGTATATCTTCCGGGGTGTACATTTCGTGCACCATACAACGACCTGGATGAGAAATAATTGTTTTGGAAGTTTGGTTTCTTACGTTTCCTGCCAAATATTCATCAGGAAGAAAAATAACTGTGTCCCCTTCGACCGCATTTACAATTTGTAAAGCATTGGCTGAAGTACAACAAACATCCGTTTCTGCTTTTACCTCCGCCGAACAGTTGACATACGTAACAACAGGAACACCGGGGTATTTTGCTTTCAGTGCTTTGACATCATCTCTTGTAATGGCTTCCGCTAGTGAACAACCAGCTTTCATGTCGGCGATCAGAACTTTTTTTTCTGGAGATAAAATTTTGGCAGTTTCTGCCATAAAATGAACCCCATTAAAAAGAATCATAGAGGCGGTGGTTTCCTTTGCCATTTTAGAAAGATACAAAGAATCTCCAATGATATCGGACACTCCCCAAAAAACATCTGGAGTCATATAATTATGACCAAGGATGACTGCATTTTTTTCTTTTTTGATACGATTGATTTCTTCTGCTAAGGGAAGAATTCTTTCTTCTATTTCATGCGGAAGATAAATCGGATTTAGTTTTTGGATCAGTTGGTCTTTAGTGACAAGTGACATATAACACTCCTTATGTGGATATCAAAACGGATCGGAACGGAGAACCGTGTCGGTTTCTCGAAGTCCTGAGTCTGCAGGAGGAACTGCGTTCTCTAATGAGGCACATTGGTTAAAAGCCTCTCGGAAGGATAGTTCCGCTTGAGAAGTCCCTGTTCTTTGGACTCGTCGATAATCGGAATTGGAATTAAAAGAATTTTGATTGCATGCTTTGGATAGATTATACGCTAAATTGACTCTCGTAAAACAATCGAAATACAAAATAGCAACAGCATCCGTACTTAGTTCTTGTGGGAGAATTTCTCCTTTTAATCGCGAGGAAAGATTGGAACAAACTGACAAACTAGAATCTGCGGCAGCCACACAATTTGCTTCTGATAAAATAAATCTTTGACAAGCAGAATTAATGGCGTTCCCCTGCGAAAGGATCGAACTTAGAAGCTCCGTATCAGACTCTTCGTCCGATTGGTTTTTACAACCATTTGCCAAAAAGACAATGCCTGTTAACAAAAAGAAAACGATCATCTTCCTTTTCATACTGATTCTACTTTCCCTCCTTTTGGGTGGTCTTGTCTATTTCCTTTTTCTGAAAAAAACGAAGTCTGATCCCCAACAATCCTCATTCGATTCTCGTTCTGAGGTCTATTGGCAGAGGTTACAAAATCGACCAGAGGTTCTACAAGGACCTGGATATCCTTCCGATTTACGCGATTTTTTAGAAACGCTACGAGGAAAAGAATCCTATCTCTGGAAAGGAGATCGGGATAAAACTTATGCTTATTTATTGGAGACTTTTCCAGACGAAAGAGGCCATGTTCTTTATGCCGTGTACGTTGCCTTTATGAATTGGAAGGAAAAAGTAATGGAAGTCGAAGAAAACGAAGGAATTTCTTCTTATGAAAAACTAACAGCCGTGAATCGTTTATCAGAAGAAATTTTTCCTCTTATGATTCGCAATCTCATTTTTCCTAAACACCCCACGACTCCTCCGGTTTGGCTTCTCTCCTATCTGGAAGATTATGTTCAGAAAAATCCCTACAGTTATGCCAGAGAACGCAAACGTATCTTCCTTAAAAAAAAGCAGGAACTCTACAAAACAGAAAAATGGGAAATCCAATCCTGGGAAAGTCCTATGTTTTTCCAGAAGGTAGTCGACCTAATCTACGCAAGAGAATTATTAGAAATGTCCGAAGAGGAAAGAACTTCTTACCGCAGTGCAAAACAAGAAGAACTGAAAGTCGATTTTTGGAATTGACAACTGCCTTGATCACCCCCATATAAATGGGGTTATGAAACAAATTCTTTTCTACCTTCTCTTAGTAGGATTCTTATTCCAATGCAGTAGCAGTCCCAAACGACTCGACAACGCTGATGATTATATCTCCGACTCAGGTGGGCTTACCAGCCAGGAATTGGTGAAAGCTGCCGATAAACTCGCAGGTCAAATTGGGGAATACTTTAAAGAAAACCCGCACGAAGAAGGTGTTTTTGTTGCGCATT
This genomic stretch from Leptospira meyeri harbors:
- the nadA gene encoding quinolinate synthase NadA, giving the protein MSLVTKDQLIQKLNPIYLPHEIEERILPLAEEINRIKKEKNAVILGHNYMTPDVFWGVSDIIGDSLYLSKMAKETTASMILFNGVHFMAETAKILSPEKKVLIADMKAGCSLAEAITRDDVKALKAKYPGVPVVTYVNCSAEVKAETDVCCTSANALQIVNAVEGDTVIFLPDEYLAGNVRNQTSKTIISHPGRCMVHEMYTPEDIRSAKRLFSGNLTVITHPECHEDVVKEADFSGSTSQMVDFIRQSKTNKIMLVTECSMGDNLRAEFPEKEFVSTCQTCPHMKKITLEKVRDALLKEQYEIFLDEEVIRLAQKSVNRMLELSYKK
- the ispF gene encoding 2-C-methyl-D-erythritol 2,4-cyclodiphosphate synthase, translating into MFRVGNGIDFHKLIQEPFRPLVLAGVEVKSEFAFLGHSDADVILHAVADAILGALALGDIGVHFPDTDPQYKNMKSSRIIEKCLELMTEKKFKLVNIDCTYVGDHPKINPIRAELNASLANITKLPLDCVSIKATTSEGMGSLGRSEGVMVMATVLLESTKSKS